One window of Chamaesiphon minutus PCC 6605 genomic DNA carries:
- a CDS encoding methyl-accepting chemotaxis protein, protein MNQYNEPAQINTIDRGNTVINRSQSTSKWNKLTLKTKVTLIATLLGLAPLAAIGALSYVQINNALKEQTAQDQKVRATAIADKLNRFVFERYGDVEVLAAQPIFADAKLSAITSLESKQRLLDQYVASYQVYDNIIVFDIKGDPIAQSKGKPSYNHLSRKYFQEVLKTGKTVISEPEISKSLGKMVVHFAAPIKDITTGQIIGLMRTRTPIERLQTPIESFATKIQDFHILDRQANKVFISSNGDYGGKPADADITAAITKGELVRHAKAASNKAAGDDRGESQAHAELLSAAPFEKIEGMPQLPWVAVTAIDEEAAYATLSGLLLTILSGAGLTALFTVALSTLIANRATQPIVDAAKVVEKIGQGDFNTRVQVASEDEIGKLGGNINLMAGQIQGLLLAQSEQTKRTELYAEISRARTTEDLESPLSQVLIEAREIIKADRLVVYRFMADNRGYIAGESFGAGGSSAISEQVNDPCIPEELLAAYAKGRIIANDNVADSNYHPDHKRLLERLNIKANLIVPIVQNGNLLGLLVAHHCQQTHAWQEWESIYLTKFAEQVGISLSGFTISERGQLEAARQRDKAVREQLLSTISRAQTTEDMTTPLAYILEEGRAKLSADRLVIYRFFPDLRGHIVGEAVLPGFVSALDNKVEDACIPQTYIDKYAKGDASANNEVGECSTSSDKDRYAKGLAVVNNDLRATNYHPEHNQLLNKLQIKSNLIVPLLQGTNVIGLIIAHHCAEIHQWQQSEIDYLQAFSLPIAASLGGYAATERSQYEAEQSRQRAETAKKENEGRQKELLRLLMEIEGASEGDLTVRSEISDGEIAIVGDFFNSIIESLRDIVTKVKEAAGQVNGSVGENESEVRLLTAAATKQADQIQQTLTKIEKVTISIESVATDARLAANVATSAASSAEVGGQAMERTVKSIVQLRETISETAKKVKRLGESSQQISKVTGLIDQIALQTNLLAINASIEAARAGEEGRGFAVVAEEVGELAAQSAAATKEIEKIVETIQRETSAVAQAMELSTAQVVEGTQSVEQTKTSLKQIIALSNQMDTFLQSISTATIDQVETSQAVKLDMAAVALISEQTSDSSKQVSNSLQQTVTIAQALQASVGKFKVNADRN, encoded by the coding sequence ATGAATCAGTATAACGAGCCAGCTCAAATCAATACCATCGATCGAGGAAATACAGTTATAAATCGATCGCAATCTACATCTAAATGGAATAAGCTAACCCTTAAAACAAAAGTAACTTTAATTGCAACCTTACTAGGATTAGCACCACTAGCTGCCATTGGTGCGCTCAGTTATGTCCAGATTAACAACGCACTTAAAGAACAAACAGCTCAAGATCAAAAAGTCCGCGCTACTGCGATCGCTGATAAACTCAATCGCTTTGTCTTCGAGCGTTATGGAGATGTAGAAGTTTTAGCAGCACAGCCAATTTTTGCTGATGCTAAACTATCAGCAATCACTTCATTGGAGTCTAAACAGAGGCTATTAGACCAATATGTAGCTAGCTATCAAGTATATGACAACATTATTGTCTTCGATATCAAAGGCGATCCGATCGCCCAAAGTAAGGGTAAACCATCTTACAATCATCTAAGTCGTAAATATTTTCAAGAAGTTCTTAAAACAGGTAAAACTGTTATCTCCGAACCAGAAATTTCTAAGAGTCTCGGTAAAATGGTCGTACATTTTGCCGCGCCAATTAAAGACATTACCACAGGTCAAATTATCGGTTTGATGCGGACGAGAACACCGATCGAACGATTGCAAACACCGATCGAATCTTTTGCGACAAAAATTCAAGATTTCCATATTCTCGATCGTCAAGCTAATAAAGTATTTATCAGTTCTAATGGTGATTATGGTGGCAAACCAGCAGATGCTGACATCACGGCTGCAATTACCAAAGGGGAACTAGTCAGACATGCCAAAGCCGCATCAAATAAAGCTGCTGGCGACGATCGGGGCGAGTCTCAAGCTCACGCCGAACTATTGAGTGCCGCGCCCTTTGAGAAAATTGAGGGAATGCCACAATTACCCTGGGTGGCCGTGACTGCGATCGATGAAGAGGCGGCCTACGCCACCCTCAGCGGACTGCTCTTGACAATTCTGTCTGGAGCTGGTTTGACAGCCTTATTTACAGTCGCTTTATCGACCTTAATTGCCAATCGCGCCACCCAACCGATCGTGGATGCAGCTAAAGTGGTTGAAAAAATCGGTCAAGGTGACTTTAATACGCGAGTCCAAGTTGCCAGCGAAGATGAAATCGGCAAATTGGGCGGTAACATCAACTTGATGGCTGGGCAAATTCAAGGACTCTTGCTCGCTCAGTCCGAACAAACCAAGCGCACAGAATTATACGCCGAAATTTCCCGCGCGCGGACGACCGAAGATTTAGAATCACCACTATCTCAAGTACTGATCGAAGCTCGCGAAATCATTAAAGCCGATCGCCTGGTCGTCTATCGGTTTATGGCTGACAATCGCGGTTATATTGCGGGTGAGTCTTTCGGTGCTGGCGGTAGCAGTGCGATCTCCGAACAAGTCAACGACCCTTGTATCCCCGAAGAATTACTCGCAGCTTACGCCAAAGGCCGGATCATTGCTAATGATAACGTCGCCGACAGCAACTACCATCCCGACCACAAACGCTTGTTAGAGCGGCTGAATATCAAAGCGAACCTGATCGTCCCGATCGTTCAAAATGGTAACCTTTTGGGATTACTCGTCGCTCACCATTGCCAACAAACTCACGCTTGGCAGGAGTGGGAGAGCATTTATCTGACTAAATTTGCCGAGCAAGTTGGTATTTCGCTCAGTGGCTTTACTATCTCCGAACGCGGACAACTCGAAGCCGCCAGACAAAGAGACAAAGCCGTCCGCGAACAGTTGCTATCAACTATCTCCCGTGCGCAAACTACCGAAGATATGACTACACCATTAGCTTATATCCTCGAAGAAGGACGTGCTAAACTCAGTGCCGATCGATTGGTGATTTATCGCTTTTTCCCCGATCTCAGAGGTCACATCGTTGGTGAAGCAGTTTTACCAGGGTTTGTGAGTGCTTTAGACAATAAAGTCGAAGATGCTTGCATTCCACAAACATACATTGACAAATACGCTAAAGGGGATGCCAGTGCTAATAATGAGGTAGGCGAGTGTAGCACATCTTCAGATAAAGACAGATATGCCAAAGGGCTAGCTGTTGTTAACAACGATTTGCGCGCTACCAATTACCATCCCGAACACAATCAGCTACTTAACAAACTCCAAATTAAGTCCAATTTGATCGTACCGTTACTACAAGGTACCAACGTCATCGGTTTAATCATCGCCCACCACTGTGCGGAGATCCACCAGTGGCAGCAGTCAGAAATCGACTATTTACAGGCGTTCTCCCTGCCGATCGCAGCCAGTTTGGGCGGTTATGCCGCTACCGAGCGGAGTCAGTACGAAGCTGAGCAATCTCGCCAACGTGCCGAAACAGCTAAGAAAGAAAACGAAGGTCGTCAAAAAGAATTGCTAAGGTTGCTCATGGAGATTGAAGGGGCTTCTGAGGGAGACTTAACAGTTCGATCGGAAATCAGCGACGGGGAAATCGCGATCGTCGGTGACTTCTTTAACTCGATTATTGAAAGTCTGCGCGATATTGTAACTAAGGTAAAAGAAGCTGCCGGACAAGTCAACGGCTCGGTTGGTGAAAACGAATCGGAAGTCCGCTTGCTAACTGCGGCAGCAACCAAGCAAGCCGACCAAATCCAGCAGACTTTGACCAAAATCGAAAAAGTGACCATATCGATCGAGTCAGTAGCTACCGATGCCCGTCTAGCAGCAAATGTCGCGACATCGGCGGCATCCAGCGCGGAAGTGGGCGGACAAGCCATGGAACGTACCGTTAAAAGTATCGTCCAACTGCGCGAAACAATTTCGGAAACTGCTAAGAAAGTAAAACGCTTGGGTGAGTCCTCGCAACAGATTTCTAAAGTTACTGGACTGATCGACCAAATCGCCCTCCAAACCAACCTGCTGGCGATTAACGCCAGTATCGAGGCGGCGCGTGCGGGTGAAGAAGGACGCGGTTTTGCAGTCGTAGCCGAAGAAGTTGGGGAACTAGCCGCCCAATCAGCCGCCGCCACCAAAGAAATCGAAAAAATCGTCGAAACCATTCAAAGAGAAACCAGCGCGGTAGCTCAAGCAATGGAACTGAGTACCGCTCAGGTAGTCGAAGGTACCCAATCCGTCGAACAGACCAAAACCAGCTTAAAACAGATTATCGCCCTGTCCAATCAAATGGATACCTTCCTCCAATCGATTTCCACCGCCACGATCGATCAGGTCGAAACCTCTCAAGCAGTCAAACTCGATATGGCCGCCGTCGCGCTCATCTCCGAGCAGACTTCCGACTCCTCCAAACAAGTATCCAACTCCCTCCAACAAACCGTTACTATCGCCCAAGCACTCCAAGCTTCGGTAGGTAAGTTTAAAGTTAATGCCGATCGGAATTAG
- a CDS encoding response regulator — protein MITSDQEQQVKLQFLDEATDYLDTIESGLLGLGTGKVTGKQLDALLRAAHSIKGGAAMMGYTTLAGLGHHLEDYFKIIQYGKSEPADARVEQLMLATIDKLRQIVALNRQGQDAAPDWLQTEVEPLFASLRERLGEFNPEDEANMLASESGEDVLTFLFETEVERVIAQLEISVNGEDSSSLYDELTIGAEDLGGLAEMVELPALGSLSASILHHLKSQPHQLRSIAALALAAWRRTQAMVLIGQTTNLPSEIELPGSGIMALSDAETIPEWNDFEVQPATTDRDSIDLQDFAFDPPVTLADLGGDPGAASEYAMLFEEHMSANDLPTLTDPFGDVNTLTPPAFSTITDSSELDQFETNEQKSAGFSGEDLSIVKAANFDTIANSITIEELDTSEQYSSIHTQITLVPDPESEIVDAFEMLDLSGDLSIDTDAPELLSALSGFLAEDSPTDISSAVFKIDPKPKSDRLAQEAADLLSALDAAPEVIDDLPHHNSDKSGLASSKSTAPAVEQSIRVATKQLEEIGDLFGELTIDRNGLNLNLQALRQLVLNLQAKVKQLEQSNFKLAEAYDISSSISNTTNRDPAATWIQEEASLSANFTSQLDILEFDRYSDLHILSQEVMDNIVQIEELTTDLDLQLNDTERTNRDLNRTAKQLQTGLTQVRMRPISELFNRFPRAIRNLSIEHAKPIDLQLKGGTTLIERSILEALNDPLMHLVRNAFDHGIEPSAVRRANNKPDMGTIEISATYRGNQTVITIKDDGGGIDLDKIRAKVKKMGIDDREIAKFKDNELIDLIFEPGFSTADKLTDLSGRGVGMDVVRTNIRALRGDVFVDTKLGKGSTFTITVPFTLSVVRVLIVEVNGLWLAIPSNIVEEIVLLDPDRIISTAGQKMLQWENFTMRLIEPAQYLHLPPVSPQVATSQIPTIDRQTVLTIDQGHDVVAVVIDKFWGEQEVTIRQPQGNIQMPPGFTGCTILGDGRIVPLVDALDLIRWIDGDFAVPKPSVSNFNFRTDDSTPSAPAAAPVQKPRILVVDDSINVRRFVALTLEKAGYLVEQAKDGQEAIEKLQAGLQAQAVVCDVEMPRMDGYGFLATVKGISHLKNIPVLMLTSRSGDKHRKIAMNLGASGYFAKPFKEQELLATLTQLVNK, from the coding sequence ATGATTACTTCAGATCAAGAACAACAAGTCAAACTCCAGTTTTTGGACGAAGCGACGGATTATTTAGATACGATCGAATCGGGACTGCTGGGACTGGGTACTGGTAAAGTCACAGGCAAGCAGTTGGACGCGTTGCTGCGGGCGGCACACTCGATCAAAGGTGGTGCCGCGATGATGGGATATACGACCCTAGCTGGTTTGGGGCACCATCTGGAGGATTATTTCAAGATTATCCAGTATGGTAAATCCGAGCCAGCCGATGCTCGCGTCGAGCAATTAATGCTAGCGACGATCGATAAGTTGCGGCAGATCGTCGCGCTCAATCGTCAGGGGCAAGATGCCGCGCCCGATTGGTTACAGACTGAGGTGGAGCCGCTGTTTGCCAGCCTCAGAGAGCGATTGGGCGAATTCAATCCTGAAGATGAAGCGAATATGCTTGCCTCAGAATCGGGTGAAGATGTCCTCACCTTTTTGTTCGAGACTGAAGTAGAGCGTGTAATCGCACAATTAGAAATATCTGTCAATGGCGAAGACTCCAGCAGCTTGTATGACGAGCTGACGATCGGTGCTGAAGATTTGGGCGGATTGGCCGAAATGGTCGAATTGCCTGCTTTAGGCAGCTTATCGGCGTCGATCCTCCATCATCTCAAGTCCCAACCCCATCAATTGAGATCGATCGCCGCACTAGCTTTAGCGGCTTGGCGACGCACTCAAGCAATGGTTTTAATCGGGCAAACTACCAATCTGCCCAGCGAAATCGAGCTACCTGGTTCGGGCATCATGGCTCTAAGCGATGCGGAAACCATTCCCGAATGGAACGATTTTGAGGTTCAGCCAGCAACAACCGATCGCGACTCCATCGACCTCCAAGATTTTGCATTCGATCCGCCAGTGACACTGGCCGATCTCGGTGGCGATCCTGGGGCAGCCAGCGAATATGCGATGCTCTTTGAAGAGCATATGAGTGCGAACGATCTGCCGACCTTGACCGATCCCTTTGGCGATGTAAATACGTTGACACCGCCAGCATTCTCGACAATCACCGACAGTAGCGAGCTAGACCAATTCGAGACCAACGAGCAAAAATCGGCTGGATTCAGCGGCGAAGATCTGTCGATCGTCAAAGCAGCGAACTTTGACACGATCGCCAATAGCATTACGATCGAAGAACTCGACACCAGCGAACAATATTCCTCGATCCACACCCAAATCACGCTCGTCCCCGACCCAGAATCAGAGATCGTCGATGCTTTTGAGATGCTCGACCTCAGTGGCGATCTCTCGATCGATACCGATGCGCCAGAGTTATTATCAGCTCTATCTGGCTTTTTAGCAGAAGATAGTCCCACCGATATCTCATCTGCTGTATTTAAGATCGATCCCAAACCCAAATCAGATCGGCTCGCGCAAGAAGCCGCAGATCTTCTCAGTGCTTTGGATGCCGCACCGGAAGTCATCGACGATCTCCCCCACCACAACAGCGACAAATCTGGCCTCGCCAGCTCCAAATCCACAGCTCCAGCAGTCGAACAAAGCATTCGGGTCGCCACCAAACAACTCGAAGAAATTGGCGACTTATTTGGCGAACTGACGATCGATCGTAATGGTCTAAATCTCAATCTTCAAGCACTGCGCCAATTAGTTCTCAATCTCCAAGCCAAAGTCAAACAACTAGAGCAGTCCAACTTCAAGCTGGCCGAAGCTTATGACATTAGCAGTAGCATTAGCAATACCACAAATCGAGATCCGGCAGCAACTTGGATTCAAGAAGAGGCTAGCCTTTCGGCCAACTTTACCAGTCAACTAGATATCCTGGAATTCGATCGATATAGCGATTTGCACATCCTCTCTCAGGAAGTGATGGACAATATCGTCCAAATCGAAGAACTCACCACCGACCTCGATCTCCAGCTCAACGATACCGAGCGTACCAACCGCGATCTCAATCGGACGGCCAAACAGCTCCAAACGGGCTTAACGCAAGTGCGGATGCGCCCGATCTCCGAACTGTTCAATCGCTTTCCCAGAGCGATTCGGAACCTGTCGATCGAACATGCCAAACCGATCGATCTCCAGCTCAAAGGCGGTACGACCTTAATCGAGCGCAGTATCCTCGAAGCTCTCAACGACCCGTTGATGCATCTAGTCCGCAATGCCTTCGATCATGGTATCGAACCCAGTGCCGTCCGTCGGGCCAATAATAAACCAGATATGGGCACGATCGAAATTAGTGCGACCTATCGCGGTAACCAAACCGTGATTACCATCAAAGATGATGGCGGCGGTATCGACCTCGATAAAATTCGTGCCAAAGTCAAGAAAATGGGCATCGACGATCGCGAAATTGCCAAGTTCAAAGACAACGAACTGATCGATCTGATTTTTGAACCCGGTTTTAGTACCGCTGACAAGCTCACCGATTTATCTGGGCGCGGCGTGGGGATGGATGTCGTCCGTACCAATATTCGCGCCCTGCGGGGGGATGTCTTTGTCGATACTAAGCTCGGCAAAGGCAGTACGTTTACCATCACCGTTCCGTTCACTCTCTCTGTCGTTCGCGTCTTAATCGTCGAAGTCAACGGTTTGTGGCTGGCAATTCCGAGCAACATCGTCGAAGAAATCGTCCTTCTCGATCCCGATCGCATTATCAGTACTGCCGGACAAAAAATGCTGCAATGGGAAAACTTTACCATGCGCCTGATCGAACCCGCTCAGTATCTACATTTACCCCCCGTTAGTCCTCAGGTCGCCACTTCCCAAATCCCCACGATCGATCGTCAAACTGTCCTGACGATCGACCAAGGACACGATGTTGTCGCTGTCGTCATCGATAAATTCTGGGGCGAACAAGAGGTCACCATTCGCCAACCTCAAGGTAATATCCAAATGCCGCCCGGATTTACTGGCTGCACGATTCTCGGCGATGGCCGGATCGTGCCCCTAGTCGATGCACTTGATTTGATCCGGTGGATCGATGGCGATTTTGCAGTGCCTAAACCGAGTGTCAGTAATTTCAATTTCCGCACAGATGACTCTACCCCATCCGCACCTGCCGCAGCTCCCGTCCAAAAACCGCGCATTCTCGTCGTCGATGATTCGATCAACGTCCGTCGCTTTGTCGCTTTGACGCTCGAAAAAGCCGGATATCTAGTCGAGCAAGCCAAAGACGGTCAAGAAGCGATCGAAAAACTCCAAGCTGGTCTCCAAGCCCAAGCGGTTGTCTGCGATGTGGAAATGCCTCGAATGGACGGATATGGCTTCCTGGCAACCGTCAAAGGTATTTCCCATCTCAAGAATATCCCCGTGTTGATGCTAACTTCCCGCAGTGGCGATAAACACCGCAAAATTGCGATGAATCTCGGTGCCAGCGGCTACTTCGCCAAACCGTTTAAGGAACAAGAATTACTTGCTACCTTGACGCAATTAGTGAATAAATAA
- a CDS encoding response regulator transcription factor codes for MVKILVVEDTPSEMQLMTLYLKDNGYQVVSTDNAKDGLSMVDKEKPDIVITDVVMEGMNGFEFCRTLKKNPDTESIPVIACTSRNQDLDKLWGKKQGVDVYVTKPYSQEDIIKAVKSVSN; via the coding sequence ATGGTTAAGATTTTAGTTGTAGAAGATACCCCTTCGGAAATGCAATTGATGACCCTATATCTCAAAGACAATGGCTATCAAGTTGTCTCTACAGATAATGCCAAAGATGGCTTGAGTATGGTTGACAAAGAGAAACCCGATATCGTGATCACTGATGTGGTAATGGAAGGCATGAACGGTTTTGAATTTTGCCGGACTTTGAAAAAAAATCCCGACACCGAAAGTATCCCCGTGATTGCTTGTACGTCGCGCAATCAAGACTTAGATAAATTGTGGGGCAAAAAACAAGGTGTGGATGTATATGTGACTAAACCTTATTCTCAGGAAGACATTATTAAAGCTGTTAAATCTGTTTCTAATTGA
- a CDS encoding chemotaxis protein CheW codes for MSVTTSLPTKRSTRTTGEMFLRFQLDKQTCAVVPMLQTQEAVIIPAGRVSVIPNLPSCVLGLFNRRSSLLWLVDLPEILGLEPIDRYAHSYDVALLKVGQTPLAVAVRSIQGVVRFNKEEIRSPIGSFNPAFTPYLSGWILQEQELVLVLDPEAIINAKMFGQNG; via the coding sequence ATGAGCGTCACTACCTCACTACCAACTAAAAGATCGACCAGAACGACTGGTGAGATGTTTTTGCGATTTCAACTGGACAAACAGACTTGTGCTGTCGTGCCCATGCTCCAAACCCAAGAGGCAGTTATTATCCCTGCGGGACGAGTTTCGGTCATTCCCAATCTCCCGTCTTGCGTATTGGGTTTATTCAACCGCCGAAGTAGCTTGTTGTGGTTGGTCGATTTGCCAGAAATTTTGGGGCTAGAACCGATCGATAGATACGCTCATAGTTATGATGTCGCCTTGCTCAAAGTCGGGCAAACACCCTTGGCGGTAGCAGTTCGATCGATCCAAGGAGTCGTGAGATTCAACAAAGAAGAAATTCGATCGCCTATCGGCAGTTTCAATCCTGCTTTTACGCCCTACCTCAGCGGCTGGATCTTGCAAGAGCAAGAATTGGTATTGGTGCTAGATCCAGAAGCAATCATTAATGCCAAAATGTTCGGTCAGAACGGATAA